A single window of Archangium gephyra DNA harbors:
- a CDS encoding esterase/lipase family protein, which translates to MRHSLSLRMLALAGCMVLGCGTIGGGTTDAGPGSTDGGSTADAGPGSTDDGGMTDGGSGSTGDGGTTDGGSGSTGDGGMTDGGSGSTGDGGTTDGGEGPPVGPEACRRGISAKLEELRAQGVDVESWSFADAPEMADPGLTERQSPSTYLQYDGRYRPLSNHPGCSTDNLYYDKANTSGTTPFLDGNNDGRWTGPGPFGGPNVATGHIDGDVARIPGFPCAAKEYTQTFEDTSKPIVILVHGVSTRPHAWEKFLLPPGTAINSAFERVNFPPDTEARDQLAERLIAAHYRVLAVDFRTDLVASVDPTTNSTTENAAGNVDHGWSTPILQSLVKAVMKNNPTRQVALVGHSVGVTVVRDALRRLYVEHVKGEPGAINPFPRLSHVILGSGHNHGVSTYDSPSTLCRDNRTMRGAVVCEMGSRASYVQTYFHRPLNGPKDLFATPCADGDFAFGRTGQCGGNVVKYYTLAMTDITPGTNYQDFYASESTARLDMPGCVVNALTTLNDYDTSGYFNKGFIANHYGSVRSEAGLARILEVLEM; encoded by the coding sequence TTGAGGCACTCACTTTCTCTCCGCATGCTGGCACTGGCCGGCTGCATGGTGCTTGGCTGCGGAACAATCGGCGGTGGGACCACGGACGCGGGCCCCGGCTCGACCGATGGCGGCAGTACGGCGGACGCGGGCCCCGGCTCGACCGACGACGGTGGCATGACGGACGGGGGCTCCGGCTCGACCGGTGACGGTGGCACGACGGACGGGGGCTCCGGCTCCACCGGTGACGGCGGCATGACGGACGGGGGCTCCGGCTCGACCGGTGACGGCGGCACGACGGACGGGGGGGAGGGTCCACCGGTGGGCCCCGAGGCTTGCCGCCGGGGAATCTCGGCGAAGCTGGAGGAGCTGCGGGCCCAGGGCGTGGACGTGGAGAGCTGGAGCTTCGCGGATGCGCCCGAGATGGCGGACCCCGGGCTCACCGAGCGGCAGTCGCCCTCGACCTATCTGCAGTACGACGGCCGGTACCGTCCGTTGAGCAACCACCCGGGTTGCAGCACGGACAACCTCTACTACGACAAGGCGAACACCAGCGGCACCACGCCCTTTCTCGATGGCAACAACGATGGCAGGTGGACCGGGCCAGGCCCCTTCGGCGGACCCAACGTCGCCACCGGCCACATCGATGGGGACGTGGCCCGCATCCCCGGCTTTCCCTGCGCCGCCAAGGAGTACACGCAGACGTTCGAGGACACCTCCAAGCCCATCGTCATCCTCGTGCACGGCGTCTCCACCCGGCCGCACGCCTGGGAGAAGTTCCTCCTGCCGCCGGGCACGGCCATCAACTCCGCTTTCGAGCGGGTCAACTTCCCTCCGGACACGGAAGCCCGCGACCAGCTCGCCGAGCGACTGATCGCGGCGCACTACCGGGTCCTCGCGGTGGACTTCCGCACGGACCTGGTCGCCTCCGTAGACCCCACTACCAACAGCACCACGGAGAACGCGGCGGGCAATGTCGACCACGGCTGGTCCACGCCCATCCTCCAGTCCCTCGTCAAGGCGGTGATGAAGAACAACCCCACCCGCCAGGTGGCGCTCGTGGGGCACTCGGTGGGCGTGACGGTGGTGCGCGATGCGCTGCGCCGGCTCTATGTGGAGCACGTCAAGGGAGAGCCGGGCGCCATCAACCCCTTCCCGCGGCTCAGCCACGTCATCCTCGGCTCCGGTCACAACCACGGCGTGTCCACCTACGACTCGCCCTCGACCCTGTGCAGGGACAACAGGACCATGCGCGGGGCCGTCGTCTGTGAGATGGGCAGCCGTGCCAGCTACGTGCAGACGTACTTCCACCGGCCGCTCAACGGTCCGAAGGATCTCTTCGCCACGCCCTGCGCGGACGGCGACTTCGCCTTCGGGAGAACGGGGCAGTGCGGAGGCAACGTGGTGAAGTACTACACCCTCGCCATGACGGACATCACGCCGGGCACCAACTACCAGGACTTCTACGCGTCCGAGTCCACGGCGCGCCTCGACATGCCGGGCTGCGTGGTCAACGCGCTGACGACGCTCAACGACTACGACACCAGCGGCTACTTCAACAAGGGCTTCATCGCCAACCACTACGGGTCGGTGCGCTCCGAGGCTGGACTGGCCCGGATCCTGGAAGTCCTCGAGATGTAG
- a CDS encoding ABC transporter permease subunit, translating into MAFRPRRALAVFWKDFLDLRRNPALLAAMAALPMVLVVVPMIVVWTYVRDPNDTNLRVIALYYDPTLPLNVNAGRFLVERTLLDWFGMFLVMPVFVPILISSQSVAGEKERRTLEPLLASPVTAVELVAGKSLASLVPALIITWVAFALLCVGVDVVAWPLGQGLMLPNTLWLFGILVLAPLFAFFGNGVAVLISARVAEARTAQQLSALIVLPLVGLVAGQVAGFLNAGLVYYAVQGAVVLLLDAALLWASIRLLDRERLISRWG; encoded by the coding sequence ATGGCGTTTCGTCCCCGGCGCGCGCTGGCCGTCTTCTGGAAGGACTTCCTGGATCTGCGCAGGAACCCGGCGCTGCTGGCGGCCATGGCGGCGCTGCCCATGGTGCTGGTGGTGGTGCCGATGATCGTCGTCTGGACGTACGTGCGCGATCCGAACGACACCAACCTCCGGGTGATCGCCCTCTACTACGATCCGACCCTGCCCCTGAACGTCAACGCGGGGCGCTTCCTGGTGGAGCGCACGCTGCTGGACTGGTTCGGCATGTTCCTGGTGATGCCGGTGTTCGTCCCCATCCTCATCTCCTCGCAGAGCGTGGCGGGGGAGAAGGAGCGGCGCACGCTGGAGCCGCTGCTGGCCTCGCCCGTGACGGCGGTGGAGCTGGTGGCGGGCAAGAGCCTGGCCTCGCTGGTGCCGGCGCTGATCATCACCTGGGTGGCCTTCGCGCTGCTGTGCGTGGGCGTGGACGTGGTGGCGTGGCCGCTGGGGCAGGGGCTGATGCTGCCCAACACGCTGTGGCTCTTCGGCATCCTCGTGCTGGCGCCGCTCTTCGCCTTCTTCGGCAACGGCGTGGCGGTGCTCATCTCCGCGCGCGTCGCCGAGGCCCGTACCGCGCAGCAGCTCTCCGCGCTCATCGTGCTCCCGCTCGTGGGGCTGGTGGCCGGCCAGGTGGCGGGCTTCCTGAACGCCGGGCTGGTGTACTACGCGGTGCAGGGCGCGGTGGTGCTGCTGCTCGACGCGGCCCTGCTGTGGGCGAGTATCCGCCTGCTGGACCGGGAGCGGCTGATCAGCCGGTGGGGGTAG
- a CDS encoding SPFH domain-containing protein: MGFFGTIKDEAKRNFIARADEAKGEIVYKYPEKNIRMLTQLTVDADEVALFVKDGKVEGKLGPGRHQLDTSNIPFLSRFVEGFTGGNLFIAEVFFVSTREFTGVKFGGPIGDVRDPETGLGIGTMVYGDFSIRVTEPEKLVVGLVGMGRTSNADFLGWFKGQVLKVTRDRIAELLVKKRWPLLDVTSGAYTEEIETEVIAGLKPHVDTYGMTVVRMGNFHVSIKEEDEATLKKLSKDVAYSRLAGGFQQYAQGQAMLGAAEGMAKGGEGSGAGAGLQGMGMGMGFGMAQMFTNQQQQNQQQHQHQQQQQPAPAAAPADTRTPAQRLKELKELKDAGVLSDEEYNAKRAELMKLL, encoded by the coding sequence ATGGGATTCTTCGGTACGATCAAGGACGAGGCGAAGCGCAACTTCATCGCGCGCGCCGACGAGGCGAAGGGCGAGATTGTCTACAAGTATCCGGAGAAGAACATCCGGATGCTCACCCAGCTCACCGTCGATGCCGACGAGGTCGCCCTCTTCGTCAAGGACGGGAAGGTGGAGGGCAAGCTGGGGCCGGGGCGGCACCAGCTGGACACCAGCAACATCCCGTTCCTGTCGCGCTTCGTGGAGGGCTTCACGGGCGGCAACCTGTTCATCGCCGAGGTCTTCTTCGTCTCCACGCGCGAGTTCACGGGCGTGAAGTTCGGCGGCCCCATCGGTGACGTGCGTGACCCGGAGACGGGGCTGGGCATTGGCACCATGGTGTACGGCGACTTCTCCATCCGGGTGACGGAGCCGGAGAAGCTGGTGGTGGGCCTGGTGGGCATGGGCCGCACGAGCAACGCGGACTTCCTGGGCTGGTTCAAGGGCCAGGTGCTCAAGGTGACGCGCGATCGCATCGCCGAGCTGCTGGTGAAGAAGCGCTGGCCGCTGCTGGACGTGACGAGCGGTGCGTACACGGAGGAGATCGAGACCGAGGTGATCGCCGGTCTGAAGCCGCACGTGGACACCTACGGCATGACCGTGGTGCGGATGGGGAACTTCCACGTCAGCATCAAGGAGGAGGACGAGGCGACGCTGAAGAAGCTGTCGAAGGACGTGGCGTACTCGCGTCTGGCGGGCGGCTTCCAGCAGTACGCGCAGGGCCAGGCGATGCTGGGCGCGGCCGAGGGCATGGCCAAGGGTGGCGAGGGCAGCGGCGCCGGGGCCGGGCTGCAGGGCATGGGCATGGGCATGGGCTTCGGCATGGCCCAGATGTTCACGAACCAGCAGCAGCAGAATCAGCAGCAGCACCAGCATCAGCAGCAGCAGCAGCCGGCTCCCGCGGCGGCGCCCGCGGACACGCGCACCCCGGCGCAGCGGCTGAAGGAGCTCAAGGAGCTGAAGGACGCGGGCGTGCTGTCGGATGAGGAGTACAACGCCAAGCGCGCGGAGCTGATGAAGCTGCTGTAG
- a CDS encoding ABC transporter ATP-binding protein, giving the protein MSGISVQGLAKRFGMRTAVEGLDFDVRPGEVFGLLGPNGAGKTTTVRMLTGLLQPSEGEARVWGHSVRTEGEALRRVVGLLTEQPGLYERLSARDNLRFFMKLHELDERQAWPRARSYLERFGLAGREDDACGGFSKGMRQKLAIVRTLVHDPKVIFLDEPTSGLDPESARTVRDAVAELAAEGRTIVLCSHNLAEVERLCTRVAVVKGRLLAMAPVNELRRTGSALDVKVEGEAERYVQALAALPFAPNVLAEGARLRVMLADEAHAPDVVACLVGAGARVHSAVPAQRPLEEVYLELIREGKV; this is encoded by the coding sequence TTGAGCGGCATCTCCGTCCAGGGGCTCGCCAAGCGCTTCGGCATGCGCACCGCGGTGGAGGGGCTGGACTTCGACGTCCGCCCCGGCGAGGTGTTCGGCCTGCTCGGTCCCAACGGGGCGGGGAAGACGACCACGGTGCGCATGCTCACCGGTCTCCTCCAGCCTTCGGAGGGGGAGGCCCGCGTCTGGGGGCACTCGGTGCGCACGGAGGGCGAGGCGCTGCGGCGCGTGGTGGGCCTGCTCACCGAGCAGCCCGGGCTCTATGAGCGGCTGAGCGCGCGCGACAACCTGCGCTTCTTCATGAAGCTGCACGAGCTGGACGAGCGCCAGGCGTGGCCACGGGCCCGCTCGTACCTGGAGCGCTTCGGGCTGGCGGGCCGCGAGGACGACGCCTGCGGTGGCTTCTCCAAGGGCATGCGGCAGAAGCTGGCCATCGTGCGCACGCTGGTGCACGACCCCAAGGTCATCTTCCTGGACGAGCCCACCAGTGGCCTGGACCCCGAGTCGGCGCGCACCGTGCGCGACGCGGTGGCGGAGCTGGCGGCGGAGGGACGCACCATCGTGCTGTGCTCGCACAACCTGGCCGAGGTGGAGCGGTTGTGCACGCGGGTGGCGGTGGTGAAGGGACGGTTGCTGGCCATGGCGCCGGTGAACGAGCTGCGGCGCACGGGCAGCGCGCTGGATGTGAAGGTGGAGGGCGAGGCCGAGCGCTACGTCCAGGCCCTGGCCGCGCTGCCCTTCGCCCCCAACGTGCTCGCCGAGGGCGCCCGGCTGCGGGTGATGCTGGCGGACGAGGCGCACGCCCCGGACGTGGTGGCGTGTCTGGTGGGGGCGGGCGCCCGCGTGCACAGCGCGGTGCCGGCCCAGCGTCCGCTCGAGGAGGTCTACCTGGAGCTCATTCGCGAGGGGAAGGTGTGA
- a CDS encoding ArnT family glycosyltransferase, whose product MRTEASFPVSSNGAQQQEPQTFTEAVLGKGIHQESWAKRWMALEPTLRVALATAAFAALLFIPYLGAVGLWDPWETHYGEVGREMVQRRDYVYPFWENAWFFSKPPLTMWMQALGMQVVGTMRTEGALGLYTEWGMRLPFALLSIAAVSLLSLAVARVVNQRAGLATGFVLATMPLYFLLTRQTVTDTPFVTTLVCAMACAIIGQLDDTTKHRAAWWYAFYVFAGLSTLAKGLLGVGLPAVILVLYALFAVIPYDAASLNAHLRWLLEAPFRAEVREGKRPMPVLWAQLYKMKLGTGILVFCAVAVPWYLVLCLFDGVDDEGKLFWYRFFIHDHLNRLSAGVHTTTPGGTFIYFIEQGGFAIFPWVALVPGAFALVSRLRLRSRDKADHLALMAALWVAFSFTLLASSATKFHHYVFPVLPGMAVLIALFVDRLWEEGISAHAMSLVFGLILFILVGHDLANNPKNFTDLFVYNYDRPYPSELVTKPIAMFVSRPLWMGDLLTLVLLSVGAYLAVGAFSDKNGSSVYERGVALLCLALGLAFLVPMALRGAVAASPLMGGALFLVGGWVAWQAYRAGEESRTGLWVLAAALLLAGAMGIVRTVRVPPASDSLLKSLSQPVNVKMAMGFVFTVAGGLAVVAALQRSRVMLYGTFWALAAGFALWFNWGHWVDLSHHWTQRDLFWRYYAQRKPDEPITAFLMNWRGETFYSRNQVKQIREAPKLKPFVDQPGREWALVEHNRLPMLKQAAGADKTVTVIDRDINNKFILVSID is encoded by the coding sequence ATGCGGACGGAGGCGTCTTTCCCCGTGTCGAGCAACGGAGCGCAGCAGCAGGAGCCGCAGACCTTCACCGAGGCCGTCCTCGGCAAGGGCATCCACCAGGAGTCGTGGGCGAAGCGCTGGATGGCCCTGGAGCCGACGCTGCGCGTGGCGTTGGCGACAGCCGCCTTCGCGGCGCTGCTCTTCATCCCCTACCTGGGGGCGGTGGGCCTGTGGGACCCCTGGGAGACGCACTACGGCGAGGTGGGCCGCGAGATGGTCCAGCGCCGTGACTACGTGTACCCCTTCTGGGAGAACGCGTGGTTCTTCTCCAAGCCGCCGCTCACCATGTGGATGCAGGCGCTGGGCATGCAGGTGGTGGGCACGATGCGCACCGAGGGCGCGCTGGGCCTCTACACCGAGTGGGGCATGCGGCTGCCCTTCGCCCTGCTGAGCATCGCCGCGGTGTCGCTGCTGTCGCTCGCCGTGGCGCGGGTGGTGAACCAGCGCGCGGGCCTGGCCACCGGCTTCGTGCTGGCCACCATGCCGCTCTACTTCCTGCTCACCCGGCAGACGGTGACGGACACGCCCTTCGTCACCACGCTGGTGTGCGCCATGGCGTGCGCGATCATCGGCCAGCTGGACGACACCACGAAGCACCGCGCCGCGTGGTGGTACGCCTTCTATGTCTTCGCGGGCCTGTCCACGCTGGCCAAGGGCCTGCTGGGCGTGGGCCTGCCGGCCGTCATCCTCGTGCTCTACGCCCTCTTCGCCGTCATTCCCTACGACGCGGCGAGCCTCAACGCGCACCTGCGCTGGCTGCTGGAGGCTCCCTTCCGCGCCGAGGTGCGCGAGGGCAAGCGCCCCATGCCGGTGCTGTGGGCGCAGCTGTACAAGATGAAGCTGGGCACCGGCATCCTCGTGTTCTGCGCGGTGGCCGTGCCCTGGTACCTCGTGCTGTGCCTCTTCGATGGCGTGGACGACGAGGGCAAGCTCTTCTGGTACCGCTTCTTCATCCACGACCACCTCAACCGCCTGAGCGCGGGCGTGCACACCACCACGCCGGGTGGCACCTTCATCTACTTCATCGAGCAGGGCGGCTTCGCCATCTTCCCCTGGGTGGCGCTGGTGCCGGGCGCCTTCGCGCTGGTGTCGCGGCTGCGGCTGCGCTCGCGCGACAAGGCGGACCACCTGGCCCTCATGGCCGCGCTGTGGGTGGCCTTCTCCTTCACCCTGCTGGCCTCCTCGGCCACCAAGTTCCACCACTACGTCTTCCCGGTGCTCCCGGGCATGGCCGTCCTCATCGCCCTCTTCGTGGACCGCCTGTGGGAGGAGGGCATCTCCGCCCATGCGATGAGCCTCGTCTTCGGACTCATCCTCTTCATCCTCGTGGGCCATGACCTGGCCAACAACCCGAAGAACTTCACCGACCTCTTCGTCTACAACTACGACCGGCCGTACCCCTCCGAGCTCGTCACCAAACCCATCGCCATGTTCGTCTCCCGCCCACTGTGGATGGGAGATCTGCTGACGCTGGTGCTGCTCTCGGTGGGTGCCTACCTCGCGGTGGGCGCGTTCTCCGACAAGAACGGCTCCTCGGTGTACGAGCGCGGGGTGGCGCTGCTGTGTCTGGCGCTGGGCCTCGCCTTCCTCGTGCCCATGGCCCTGCGCGGCGCGGTGGCCGCCAGCCCCCTGATGGGGGGCGCCCTGTTCCTCGTGGGCGGCTGGGTGGCCTGGCAGGCGTACCGGGCTGGCGAGGAGTCGCGCACCGGGCTGTGGGTGCTCGCCGCGGCCCTGCTGCTGGCCGGGGCCATGGGCATCGTGCGCACCGTGCGCGTGCCGCCCGCGAGCGACTCGCTCCTCAAGTCCCTGTCCCAGCCCGTCAACGTGAAGATGGCCATGGGCTTCGTCTTCACGGTGGCCGGGGGCCTGGCGGTGGTGGCGGCGCTGCAGCGCTCGCGGGTGATGCTGTACGGCACCTTCTGGGCGCTCGCGGCCGGCTTCGCCCTCTGGTTCAACTGGGGCCACTGGGTGGACCTGTCCCACCACTGGACGCAGCGCGACCTCTTCTGGCGCTACTACGCCCAGCGCAAGCCGGACGAGCCCATCACCGCCTTCCTGATGAACTGGCGCGGCGAGACGTTCTACTCGCGCAACCAGGTGAAGCAGATCCGCGAGGCGCCCAAGCTCAAGCCCTTCGTGGACCAGCCGGGCCGCGAGTGGGCCCTGGTGGAGCACAACCGGCTCCCCATGCTCAAGCAGGCCGCGGGCGCCGACAAGACCGTCACCGTCATCGACCGCGACATCAACAACAAGTTCATCCTGGTGAGCATCGATTGA